The Coccidioides posadasii str. Silveira chromosome 3, complete sequence genome contains a region encoding:
- a CDS encoding uncharacterized protein (EggNog:ENOG410PGGC~COG:U~TransMembrane:1 (o879-897i)~BUSCO:1147at33183), whose amino-acid sequence MTSPNSRKSVENITSPSSTSSLPQLPFLQSDPGRSFYRPRHESRRGSTASSIASSGAASILTLHNGSIAESGQNAISTLLQPPIVRTGLLPHTSAPSSGYKPPSTRDIPPVTLTNIPHVESTSFEAYISQIGSLYDSLRRAKEAVNKGEGQLFGKHAETSKVSELDTILSQQLDRRQSVSSSLLSASGDVPGRRGSSLNYRSRGPSATPLSTIPRVYFDENFQLENPRTFDIVSERSEVISSRKPSESIDNPVEIQPTKRKALATNAILQEKLSWYLDTVEIHLISSISTASTSFFSALGSLRELHAEAEASVKKIQILRSDLARLDKDIALGGLKVVKLRRRRENVSKLANAMIQLKEVIDSVSQCEQMVEKGDIEDAIDELDDVERLIAGEKTIKPRADALSDSFIDLRGIKALQGASDDLMQLRYRIGMGYESRFLEALLQDLRVHVEAVAPEITLLRLGDTFQRSRRAHRQIPSTPKYMHVDHELRARLRRDLAGLGRSHHTMPAATSFKNAILREMKSIIRHQLPSSSDDDTESIMSASTRGGRQLTQQEKSSILARNLRALDPEDAHSMLTKIYTGISESLRRLSVQVKVLLDITSGLEHSPNPNAIRSPSRSPSVPNFNDPASPGEFATIAKDEILQVLDMSSLLGQAVDIVQSQMVKVLKVRLEQIENLTLPQFLRYFSLNRLFADECEAISGRSGAALKTVVDNQIKAYIGSFSERHKHRIVQVMDSDKWDAKDFGDSETVLLNRILQASTGEVDVWLATSRIWEDEANGTETATNGSPINGNDVSVTSKDRLRSAIIDEQKYILPESAILMVKIIEDFQHLMTGIPSIIPDIASHFLECLKLFNSRLSQLILGAGATKSAGLKNITTKHLALASQALSLIMALIPYVREFIRRHCTSPPLMAEFDKVRRLYQEHQSGIHEKLVDIMSSRAAVHANSMKKIDWESQRDVNAISPYMETLAKETGTLHRVLTKHLPDTTVMMIMVPVFANYRDQWTRAFQSVTLNSETARQRMLSDVQFFKSKIDKLDGSADLGEHLIGIVKSKTIVSPPASSASPQPVKGPSSQPQELETGDPEAGKDHT is encoded by the exons ATGACCTCTCCGAATTCCCGAAAGTCGGTGGAAAACATAACTTCCCCGTCCTCGACCTCCTCGCTACCCCAGCTACCTTTTCTTCAATCCGATCCCGGTCGTTCTTTTTACCGGCCGAGACATGAATCCCGCCGCGGCTCGACGGCGAGTTCGATTGCGAGCTCAGGAGCCGCTTCCATTCTTACACTGCACAATGGCTCGATAGCAGAATCCGGCCAGAATG CTATATCGACTCTTCTCCAGCCGCCAATCGTCAGGACTGGCTTGCTTCCTCATACCTCTGCCCCGTCTAGCGGGTACAAACCACCGTCGACCAGAGATATCCCCCCCGTTACTTTGACAAATATCCCACATGTGGAATCAACATCCTTTGAGGCCTATATTTCACAGATCGGTTCTTTGTATGACTCGCTACGCCGCGCCAAGGAAGCTGTGAATAAGGGCGAGGGTCAATTGTTCGGAAAGCATGCGGAAACGTCGAAAGTGTCTGAGCTAGATACCATATTATCTCAGCAGTTGGATAGGCGGCAGTCAGTCTCCAGTTCGCTGCTCAGCGCATCAGGGGATGTACCTGGAAGGAGGGGCTCGTCACTGAATTACCGAAGTCGTGGGCCATCCGCTACCCCTTTATCGACTATCCCAAGGGTATACTTTGACGAAAATTTTCAGCTCGAAAATCCGCGGACGTTTGACATTGTCTCCGAACGGTCCGAAGTCATCAGCTCTCGCAAACCGTCAGAGTCGATCGATAATCCAGTAGAAATCCAGCCGACCAAGAGAAAAGCGCTAGCGACCAATGCCATACTACAGGAAAAATTATCGTGGTACCTAGATACTGTCGAGATTcatctcatttcttctataTCTACCGCTTCTACCTCGTTTTTCTCCGCCCTTGGCTCGCTGCGGGAGTTGCATGCAGAAGCCGAAGCATCTGTTAAGAAAATTCAAATCTTACGCAGCGATTTGGCTAGATTGGATAAGGATATAGCATTGGGAGGGCTTAAAGTCGTTAAACTACGTCGACGCCGAGAAAATGTTTCCAAACTTGCCAATGCAATGATTCAACTAAAAGAGGTAATCGATTCCGTTTCCCAATGCGAGCAAATGGTTGAGAAGGGCGACATCGAGGACGCCATTGATGAACTTGACGACGTTGAGCGATTGATTGCAGGCGAAAAGACTATAAAACCACGGGCAGATGCGCTCAGCGACTCATTTATTGATCTGCGAGGCATTAAGGCTCTGCAAGGTGCATCAGATGATCTAATGCAACTCCGGTACCGGATTGGAATGGGCTATGAGAGCCGCTTCTTGGAAGCCCTGCTGCAAGACCTTAGAGTACATGTTGAGGCTGTAGCACCTGAGATTACATTGCTGCGCTTAGGCGACACATTCCAGAGGTCTCGTAGGGCGCATCGCCAGATCCCCTCGACTCCAAAGTATATGCATGTGGACCATGAGTTGCGAGCGAGGCTACGTAGAGATTTGGCTGGCCTGGGCCGTTCTCACCATACCATGCCTGCTGCAACCTCCTTTAAAAATGCCATTTTACGAGAAATGAAAAGTATAATTCGACACCAGCTTCCGAGTTCGAGTGACGATGACACGGAGTCGATAATGTCTGCATCGACCCGCGGTGGGAGACAGCTCACCCAACAGGAAAAGTCATCAATACTCGCTCGTAATTTACGAGCATTAGATCCAGAAGATGCCCACTCCATGCTCACAAAAATTTATACCGGCATCAGCGAGTCATTGAGACGTCTCAGCGTTCAAGTCAAAGTTCTTCTTGACATCACGAGTGGACTTGAACATTCTCCCAACCCAAATGCAATCCGATCCCCGTCTAGAAGCCCTTCCGTACCCAATTTTAACGACCCCGCTAGCCCTGGCGAATTTGCCACAATCGCAAAGGATGAGATCTTGCAAGTGTTGGACATGTCTAGCCTCCTTGGACAGGCCGTCGACATCGTTCAATCGCAAATGGTAAAGGTGCTCAAGGTGCGGCTTGAGCAGATTGAAAACCTGACTTTGCCGCAATTTTTAAGGTACTTTAGCCTTAACAGACTCTTCGCTGATGAATGTGAGGCGATTTCAGGAAGAAGTGGTGCAGCCTTGAAGACAGTGGTGGACAACCAAATCAAAGCCTACATTGGCAGCTTTTCAGAGCGCCATAAACATCGGATTGTCCAGGTTATGGATTCTGACAAGTGGGATGCAAAAGATTTTGGTGATTCTGAAACAGTTTTGCTTAACAGAATCCTCCAGGCAAGCACTGGAGAGGTGGATGTATGGCTTGCGACATCAAGAATATGGGAAGATGAAGCAAACGGCACAGAAACAGCGACGAATGGATCCCCGATCAATGGCAATGACGTATCCGTCACCAGCAAGGATCGGCTCCGGAGCGCCATTATCGATGAGCAAAAATACATTCTACCAGAGTCTGCAATCTTAATGGTAAAAATAATCGAAGATTTCCAGCATTTAATGACAGGAATACCGAGCATAATTCCAGATATCGCTTCACATTTCTTGGAATGCCTCAAACTATTTAATTCCCGCCTATCGCAGCTAATCCTTGGCGCTGGCGCCACGAAGAGTGCTGGCTTGAAGAATATTACAACAAAACATCTTGCACTTGCGTCCCAAGCCTTGAGCCTTATTATGGCGCTCATCCCGTATGTCAGAGAATTTATCCGCAGGCATTGCACATCTCCTCCTCTTATGGCTGAGTTCGACAAAGTCAGAAGACTCTACCAAGAGCACCAGTCAGGTATTCATGAGAAGCTAGTCGACATCATGAGCTCTCGTGCAGCTGTACATGCCAATTCcatgaagaagatagatTGGGAATCGCAGAGGGATGTCAATGCTATCAGCCCATATATGGAGACCCTTGCCAAGGAAACTGGGACGCTACATCGAGTTCTAACCAAACATCTACCGGACACGACTGTCATGATGATCATGGTTCCTGTTTTCGCGAACTATCGAGATCAATGGACCAGAGCGTTTCAATCAGTTACTTTGAATTCTGAAACGGCTCGTCAAAG GATGTTATCCGATGTCCAATTCTTCAAATCCAAAATAGACAAGTTAGATGGATCCGCTGATCTAGGAGAACATCTTATTGGAATTGTCAAGTCCAAAACAATTGTCAGCCCACCGGCAAGCAGTGCTTCTCCTCAGCCTGTGAAAGGCCCTTCTTCCCAGCCCCAAGAACTAGAAACAGGTGACCCAGAGGCCGGCAAAGATCATACCTAA
- a CDS encoding uncharacterized protein (EggNog:ENOG410Q5BY): MPIPLWEQRSLPGDHDIKHEDIAFAIEEFERMQIHEGLQSAQKGYLSQGLECFNLWIAKAGQLPTVALTHISGLLKKMAYLPRLCHLDHQALRSVCLGMRGLADHYTALKQDFPHEITQYEEFGDVFEPLTSVLRCDICFGGEKFNEIDPATGRQYDWSYIASVLKRYPYMALPSWYQQSQALSAPPPIAETQTALIASLRLASTTLSIDFDAVAWQIIRYNVYLEVPRGPKLSLRTGNWRQLATSIDGALVTLRVVSQLMAEKYRDNSNSGHTLLRAVQCTQSKWFENFTSLDEFTLTNEAIELSRRLAETGDPRSDRDLRCEALYHIMSYKKVKASTILNQMQRAGENRSFQPSMAAQVPALGGQPQLGTRAPGHIEPFPGYVLEGDRRIDQSRAAMILNALHRMVDIYGYLPDHIAVSDLNLTLLMAILHPSFYRASFIELLPTYAGHSERELEEVNLVRIPHRGLASKASFEGFFHVSMGRNTVPPNAEEVVGQILRAVEEGGQGTLDLHDFDINARNYEPLYSDDRALHLVSLLRGIANSRRPYPNISPGERSRIDLRLVDLTLTLYTLVKESDLEHMLGSAANDYGILTRCAGDNEESLYRAGLTRRQGWGLISVDGGLNRSLEWTSTNQSEECFVLLRAVSNHKQSGECAPC, translated from the coding sequence ATGCCGATTCCTCTGTGGGAGCAGAGATCTCTGCCAGGAGACCATGATATCAAGCATGAGGATATAGCCTTTGCGATTGAAGAATTCGAACGCATGCAAATCCATGAAGGCCTTCAGAGCGCACAAAAAGGATACCTTTCTCAGGGGCTTGAATGCTTCAACCTTTGGATAGCTAAGGCCGGCCAGTTACCTACAGTTGCTCTGACACATATATCCGGGCTTTTAAAAAAAATGGCTTACTTGCCCAGGCTGTGTCACCTTGACCATCAAGCTCTGAGATCCGTTTGCCTTGGCATGAGAGGCCTAGCAGATCATTATACTGCACTGAAGCAAGACTTTCCACATGAAATCACTCAGTATGAAGAGTTTGGCGATGTGTTTGAGCCCTTGACGAGCGTTCTGCGCTGTGATATATGCTTCGGTGGCGAGAAGTTCAACGAAATTGATCCGGCAACAGGAAGACAATATGACTGGAGTTATATTGCCTCAGTCCTCAAAAGATACCCTTATATGGCCCTTCCTTCCTGGTATCAGCAATCTCAAGCCCTGTCCGCACCTCCTCCGATAGCGGAAACTCAAACAGCTCTTATTGCCAGCCTCAGGTTGGCCAGCACCACTCTTAGCATTGACTTCGACGCCGTTGCATGGCAAATTATCAGGTACAACGTGTATTTAGAGGTTCCTCGAGGGCCAAAATTATCACTGCGAACTGGAAACTGGCGCCAACTTGCAACAAGCATTGACGGCGCGCTCGTAACCCTTAGAGTGGTCTCCCAGTTGATGGCGGAGAAATATAGGGACAACTCAAATTCAGGACACACTCTTCTTCGAGCTGTGCAGTGTACACAGTCCAAGTGGTTCGAGAATTTCACTTCGCTGGACGAATTCACATTGACAAACGAAGCCATTGAGCTCAGTCGTCGGCTGGCTGAGACAGGCGATCCTCGAAGCGACCGAGACTTGCGCTGCGAGGCGCTTTACCACATCATGTCATACAAAAAGGTGAAAGCGTCCACCATTTTAAATCAAATGCAGCGTGCGGGCGAAAATCGTTCATTCCAGCCATCAATGGCAGCCCAAGTTCCCGCCTTGGGAGGCCAGCCTCAGTTAGGTACGCGAGCTCCCGGCCACATCGAGCCTTTCCCCGGCTACGTCTTAGAAGGAGATCGTAGGATTGACCAAAGCAGGGCCGCCATGATTCTCAACGCGTTGCACCGCATGGTAGATATTTATGGCTATCTGCCTGACCACATTGCTGTCTCTGATCTAAATCTCACCCTGTTGATGGCAATCCTTCACCCTTCGTTTTACCGAGCTTCCTTCATCGAATTGCTTCCCACATACGCGGGCCACAGTGAGAGGGAACTGGAGGAAGTTAACCTCGTCCGTATTCCCCATAGGGGTCTCGCATCAAAAGCCTCCTTTGAGGGGTTCTTTCACGTGAGCATGGGTCGCAATACCGTTCCCCCGAATGCAGAAGAGGTTGTTGGGCAAATCTTAAGGGCAGTTGAGGAGGGTGGTCAAGGGACTTTAGACCTTCACGACTTCGACATCAATGCACGAAATTACGAGCCTTTGTACAGTGACGACCGCGCCCTGCATCTTGTCTCGTTGCTGCGTGGGATTGCCAACTCCCGACGGCCGTATCCTAATATCAGTCCCGGAGAGAGATCAAGGATAGATCTGCGACTGGTAGACCTGACCTTAACCTTGTACACTTTAGTCAAGGAAAGCGACCTGGAGCATATGCTTGGATCAGCGGCAAATGATTATGGGATTCTTACCCGCTGTGCAGGGGATAATGAAGAGAGTTTGTATCGGGCTGGGCTCACCCGCCGTCAAGGCTGGGGGTTAATCAGTGTTGACGGAGGTTTGAACAGGTCATTAGAATGGACTTCAACCAATCAAAGTGAGGAATGTTTCGTGCTGCTACGTGCTGTTTCTAATCATAAACAATCGGGGGAATGTGCTCCTTGCTGA
- the MCM5 gene encoding minichromosome maintenance protein 5 (EggNog:ENOG410PGAC~COG:L~BUSCO:2127at33183) — MDRRSAYSLSVLQPTVDGPDEARTAIQAQLREFILAFQLDNAFIYRDQIRQNILANKYYCSVDIAHLIAYNEELAHRLTTNPLDTIPLFEAALKQCSQRIVYPSQRDVELPEHQLLLHSTASHITIRDLHATNVSHLVRIPGIVIGASTISSKATVIHIKCRNCETSENIVVEGGFSGLSLPRTCKKERNQNEDKCPLDPYVVVHEKCQFIDQQVLKLQEAPDQVPVGELPRHILISADRYLANRVVPGSRCTIMGVFSIYQAKGKKNATNGAPAIRNPYVRAVGITTDIDHTAKGSAIFSEEEEQEFLEMSRRPDLYEVFADCIAPSIYGNRDIKKAIACLLMGGSKKILPDGMKLRGDINVLLLGDPGTAKSQLLKFVERVAPIAIYTSGKGSSAAGLTASVQRDATTREFYLEGGAMVLADGGVVCIDEFDKMRDEDRVAIHEAMEQQTISIAKAGITTILNARTSVLAAANPVFGRYDDMKTPGENIDFQTTILSRFDMIFIVRDEHERGRDKKMAKHVMGIHMGGRGIEEQIEAEIPVEKMKRYISYCRSRCAPRLSPEAAEKLSSHFVSIRKQVHKAELDANARSSIPITVRQLEAIIRITESLAKLSLSAVATEAHVDEAVRLFLASTMDAAVHGEGHASKELMAMVGKVEDELKRRLPIGWSTSLATLRREFVDGRNYSEQALNRALVILQRRETIQFRSGGSQIYRHGP, encoded by the exons ATGGATAGAAGAAGCGCTTACTCCCTCAGTGTCCTCCAACCGACAGTTGACGGGCCCGATGAAGCACGCACAGCCATTCAAGCCCAGCTCCGAGAATTTATCCTTGCCTTCCAGCTTGACAATGCCTTCATATACAG AGACCAGATTCGACAAAATATCCTTGCCAATAAATATTACTGCTCCGTCGATATCGCCCATCTGATTGCATACAACGAAGAATTGGCGCATAGGCTCACCACAAATCCTTTAGACACAATTCCATTG TTCGAAGCCGCCCTAAAACAGTGCTCCCAGCGAATAGTATACCCATCCCAGAGAGACGTAGAGCTACCAGAACACCAGCTTCTCCTCCATTCCACTGCATCCCATATCACAATCAGAGACCTTCATGCAACCAATGTCTCCCATCTGGTCCGAATACCCGGGATTGTTATTGGTGCATCAACAATATCGTCGAAAGCGACTGTTATCCATATCAAATGCCGCAACTGTGAGACGTCGGAAAATATTGTTGTAGAGGGCGGATTTTCGGGATTGTCGTTACCCCGGACAtgcaaaaaggaaagaaatcAAAATGAGGATAAGTGTCCATTGGACCCATACGTGGTTGTGCATGAGAAATGCCAATTTATCGACCAACAAGTGCTTAAACTCCAAGAGGCTCCAGATCAGGTTCCCGTTGGAGAACTTCCTCGCCATATATTGATATCTGCCGATCGATATCTTGCGAATCGTGTGGTACCTGGTTCTCGGTGTACGATAATGGGCGTATTCTCTATCTATCAAGCCAAGGGGAAGAAAAATGCAACCAACGGAGCGCCTGCCATTCGAAACCCATATGTTCGGGCCGTGGGGATCACGACTGACATTGACCATACCGCAAAGGGTAGTGCAATCTTttccgaagaagaagagcaagaatTCCTGGAAATGAGTAGACGGCCAGATCTCTATGAAGTATTTGCGGACTGCATAGCTCCATCGATTTACGGAAATCGAGACATCAAAAAGGCCATAGCATGTCTTCTTATGGGTGGATCGAAGAAAATTTTGCCTGACGGCATGAAGCTTCGAGGAGACATCAACGTTCTCCTCCTTGGTGATCCAGGAACTGCCAAATCGCAGCTGCTCAAATTTGTGGAAAGAGTGGCGCCAATTGCTATATATACATCTGGTAAAGGTTCCTCCGCCGCAGGTCTGACGGCTTCCGTCCAGCGCGATGCGACTACGCGAGAATTCTATCTCGAAGGAGGAGCCATGGTTCTTGCGGATGGAGGGGTCGTATGTATCGATGAATTCGATAAAATGCGAGATGAAGATCGTGTCGCAATCCATGAAGCCATGGAACAGCAAACTATCTCCATTGCTAAAGCTGGGATCACCACAATCTTGAATGCACGAACTTCTGTGCTGGCCGCCGCAAACCCTGTATTTGGACGATACGATGATATGAAAACTCCTGGAGAAAATATCGACTTTCAAACCACAATCTTGTCCAGATTCGATATGATATTCATCGTACGAGATGAACACGAAAGGGGACGTGACAAAAAGATGGCAAAGCATGTCATGGGCATTCACATGGGTGGCAGAGGGATTGAGGAGCAAATTGAAGCTGAGATTCCAGTGGAAAAAATGAAACGGTATATCAGTTATTGTAGATC TCGATGTGCCCCTCGACTCTCACCTGAAGCCGCTGAAAAGCTGTCTTCACATTTTGTCTCGATCCGTAAACAGGTACATAAAGCTGAACTGGACGCCAATGCACGATCATCAATTCCCATCACAGTTCGTCAGCTGGAAGCTATTATACGTATCACAGAATCTCTCGCGAAGCTTAGCCTGTCCGCGGTCGCGACAGAAGCCCACGTCGACGAGGCGGTGCGGCTGTTCCTTGCATCAACCATGGATGCTGCTGTCCACGGCGAGGGCCACGCGAGTAAAGAGCTCATGGCCATGGTGGGCAAGGTCGAAGATGAGTTGAAGCGGAGATTGCCTATTGGCTGGAGTACGAGTCTCGCTACGTTACGGCGGGAGTTTGTAGATGGGAGAAACTATAGCGAGCAGGCATTGAACAGGGCGCTGGTGATTCTGCAGCGTAGGGAAACAATACAGTTTCGGTCGGGTGGATCGCAAATCTATCGGCACGGCCCATGA